A stretch of Prionailurus bengalensis isolate Pbe53 chromosome E4, Fcat_Pben_1.1_paternal_pri, whole genome shotgun sequence DNA encodes these proteins:
- the PAQR6 gene encoding membrane progestin receptor delta isoform X2, protein MSGYRRPSSSARDCVLSSFQMTNETVNIWTHFLPTWYFLWRLLALAGGPGFRAEPYHRPLLVFLLPACLYPFASCCAHTFSSMSPRARHICYFLDYGALSLYSLGCAFPYAAYSMPASWLHSRLHQLFVPAAALNSFLCTGLSCYSRFPELESPRLSKILRTAAFAYPFLFDNLPLFYRLGLCWDPGHSCGREALSSSHTYHLLCALLTGFLFASHLPERLAPGRFDYIGHSHQLFHICAVLGTHFQLEAVLADMGSRRAWLAAQEPPLGLAGTLATLGLAVAGNLLIIAAFTTSLFRAPSTCPLLQGGPPEGGMKAKQQ, encoded by the exons ATGTCAGGGTACCGCCGCCCCAGCAGCTCCGCCCGGGACTGTGTCCTCAGCTCCTTCCAGATGACCAACGAGACGGTCAACATCTGGACTCATTTCCTGCCCACCTG GTACTTCCTGTGGCGCCTGCTGGCGCTGGCGGGGGGCCCGGGCTTCCGCGCGGAGCCCTACCACCGGCCGCTGCTCGTCTTCCTGCTGCCCGCCTGCCTCTACCCCTTCGCGTCGTGCTGCGCGCACACCTTCAGCTCCATGTCGCCGCGCGCGCGCCACATCTGCTACTTCCTGGACTACGGCGCGCTCAGCCTCTACAGCCTGG gctgcGCCTTCCCCTACGCCGCCTACTCCATGCCGGCCTCCTGGCTGCACAGCCGCCTGCACCAGCTCTTTGTGCCCGCCGCCGCGCTCAATTCCTTCCTGTGCACCGGCCTCTCCTGCTACTCCCG GTTCCCCGAGCTGGAAAGCCCGCGGCTCAGTAAGATCCTCCGCACGGCCGCCTTCGCCTACCCCTTCCTGTTCGACAACCTGCCTCTGTTCTACCGG CTTGGCCTGTGCTGGGACCCCGGCCACAGCTGCGGGCGGGAGGCGCTGAGCTCCAGCCACACGTACCACCTGCTCTGCGCGCTGCTCACCGGCTTCCTTTTCGCCTCGCACCTGCCCGAGCGGCTGGCCCCCGGGCGCTTCGACTACATCG GCCACAGCCACCAGCTGTTCCACATCTGCGCGGTGCTGGGCACCCACTTCCAGCTGGAGGCGGTGCTGGCTGACATGGGGTCTCGCCGCGCCTGGCTGGCCGCGCAGGAGCCCCCCTTGGGCCTGGCGGGCACGCTGGCCACGCTGGGCCTGGCGGTGGCCGGGAACCTGCTCATCATTGCCGCCTTCACGACCTCCCTATTTCGGGCCCCCAGCACGTGCCCCCTGCTGCAGGGTGGCCCGCCGGAGGGGGGAATGAAGGCCAAACAGCAGTGA
- the PMF1 gene encoding polyamine-modulated factor 1 — translation MAEARGSYAGGGCEGKGPDGPSRESVPPGTTVPRVKLLDTLVDTFLQKLVAAGSYQRFTDCYKRLYQLQPEMTQRIYDKFITQLQTSVREEISEIKAEGNLEAVLNALDKIVEDRKDQEEPAWRPSGNPEADLRSALVPYFRQQRDALQRHVRKQEAENRRLAEAVVAGRQQVQELQRRGQARQQAWQALHREQKELVAVLGEPE, via the exons ATGGCCGAAGCGCGCGGCAGCTACGCAGGCGGCGGCTGTGAGGGAAAGGGGCCTGACGGGCCGTCCCGGGAATCCGTGCCCCCCGGCACCACCGTGCCCAGGGTGAAGCTCCTCGACACTCTGGTGGATACCTTCCTCCAGAAGCTGGTCGCCGCCGGGAG CTACCAGAGATTCACCGACTGTTACAAGCGCCTCTACCAGCTGCAGCCTGAGATGACGCAACGAATCTACGACAAGTTTATCACCCAGTTGCAGACGTCTGTCCGG GAGGAAATCTCCGAAATCAAAGCGGAGGGGAACCTGGAAGCCGTCTTGAATGCCTTGGACAAGATCGTGGAAGACCGCAAGGACCAGGAGGAGCCGGCCTG GCGCCCGAGCGGGAACCCGGAGGCGGACCTGCGCAGCGCCCTGGTGCCCTACTTCCGGCAGCAGCGGGACGCCTTGCAGCGGCACGTGCGCAAACAGGAGGCGGAGAACAGGCGGCTGGCGGAGGCCGTGGTGGCCGGGCGCCAGCAGGTGCAGGAGCTCCAGCGGCGGGGCCAGGCCCGGCAGCAGGCCTGGCAG GCCCTGCACAGAGAACAGAAGGAGCTGGTGGCTGTGCTGGGGGAGCCGGAGTGA
- the PAQR6 gene encoding membrane progestin receptor delta isoform X1, with protein sequence MLSLKLPQLLRVHQVPRVFWEDGIMSGYRRPSSSARDCVLSSFQMTNETVNIWTHFLPTWYFLWRLLALAGGPGFRAEPYHRPLLVFLLPACLYPFASCCAHTFSSMSPRARHICYFLDYGALSLYSLGCAFPYAAYSMPASWLHSRLHQLFVPAAALNSFLCTGLSCYSRFPELESPRLSKILRTAAFAYPFLFDNLPLFYRLGLCWDPGHSCGREALSSSHTYHLLCALLTGFLFASHLPERLAPGRFDYIGHSHQLFHICAVLGTHFQLEAVLADMGSRRAWLAAQEPPLGLAGTLATLGLAVAGNLLIIAAFTTSLFRAPSTCPLLQGGPPEGGMKAKQQ encoded by the exons ATGCTCAGTCTCAAGCTGCCCCAACTCCTTCGCGTCCACCAGGTCCCTCGG GTGTTCTGGGAAGACGGCATCATGTCAGGGTACCGCCGCCCCAGCAGCTCCGCCCGGGACTGTGTCCTCAGCTCCTTCCAGATGACCAACGAGACGGTCAACATCTGGACTCATTTCCTGCCCACCTG GTACTTCCTGTGGCGCCTGCTGGCGCTGGCGGGGGGCCCGGGCTTCCGCGCGGAGCCCTACCACCGGCCGCTGCTCGTCTTCCTGCTGCCCGCCTGCCTCTACCCCTTCGCGTCGTGCTGCGCGCACACCTTCAGCTCCATGTCGCCGCGCGCGCGCCACATCTGCTACTTCCTGGACTACGGCGCGCTCAGCCTCTACAGCCTGG gctgcGCCTTCCCCTACGCCGCCTACTCCATGCCGGCCTCCTGGCTGCACAGCCGCCTGCACCAGCTCTTTGTGCCCGCCGCCGCGCTCAATTCCTTCCTGTGCACCGGCCTCTCCTGCTACTCCCG GTTCCCCGAGCTGGAAAGCCCGCGGCTCAGTAAGATCCTCCGCACGGCCGCCTTCGCCTACCCCTTCCTGTTCGACAACCTGCCTCTGTTCTACCGG CTTGGCCTGTGCTGGGACCCCGGCCACAGCTGCGGGCGGGAGGCGCTGAGCTCCAGCCACACGTACCACCTGCTCTGCGCGCTGCTCACCGGCTTCCTTTTCGCCTCGCACCTGCCCGAGCGGCTGGCCCCCGGGCGCTTCGACTACATCG GCCACAGCCACCAGCTGTTCCACATCTGCGCGGTGCTGGGCACCCACTTCCAGCTGGAGGCGGTGCTGGCTGACATGGGGTCTCGCCGCGCCTGGCTGGCCGCGCAGGAGCCCCCCTTGGGCCTGGCGGGCACGCTGGCCACGCTGGGCCTGGCGGTGGCCGGGAACCTGCTCATCATTGCCGCCTTCACGACCTCCCTATTTCGGGCCCCCAGCACGTGCCCCCTGCTGCAGGGTGGCCCGCCGGAGGGGGGAATGAAGGCCAAACAGCAGTGA
- the LOC122475890 gene encoding osteocalcin, giving the protein MRPLTILTLLALAVLCLCPAGPADAKPSRAESGRGAAFVSKQEGSEVVRRLRRYLAPGLGAPAPYPDPLEPKREICELNPDCDELADHIGFQDAYRRFYGTV; this is encoded by the exons ATGAGGCCCCTGACGATCCTCACCCTGTTGGCCCTGGCCGTGCTCTGCCTCTGCCCAGCTGGCCCGGCAG ATGCAAAGCCCAGCCGTGCAGAGTCAGGCCGAGGCGCAG CCTTCGTGTCCAAGCAGGAGGGCAGTGAGGTGGTGAGGAGGCTCCGGCGCTACCTGGCCCCTGGGCTGGG CGCCCCAGCCCCCTACCCGGACCCCCTGGAGCCCAAGAGGGAAATATGTGAGCTCAACCCCGACTGTGACGAGCTGGCTGACCACATCGGCTTCCAGGACGCTTACAGGCGCTTCTACGGCACGGTCTAG